The Lactuca sativa cultivar Salinas chromosome 2, Lsat_Salinas_v11, whole genome shotgun sequence genome includes a window with the following:
- the LOC111886275 gene encoding flocculation protein FLO11-like has translation MYRCVSMESNVMAEYRLLPLKNPRQLTHEMQVALDDVEKPTKRGKKANSKKVETEGPSSKPVKSKKRKAEKAASSAPKKVKKMARKPKTHSPSSSGNDEEQYADEEEKDQREGTHNDFVPTPPPSPSKTTVQVSVAPIPPSPTTQNTTTVPPPPPVNSISLSTTPLPPPIISQATITTTPIITTTTESPVQVNTSDVGEKTEDNPKVTSDSYSYRQESPFLQAPSSD, from the exons ATGTATCGATGTGTTTCTATGGAAAGTAATGTGATGGCCGAGTACCGATTGCTTCCTCTTAAGAATCCACGACAATTGACTCATGAAATGCAAGTTGCTCTAGATGATGTTGAGAAGCCAACAAAGCGAGGAAAGAAAGCAAACTCCAAGAAGGTGGAAACCGAAGGACCTTCTTCCAAACCTGTTAAATCCAAGAAGCGAAAAGCTGAAAAAGCTGCTTCATCGGCTCCTAAGAAAGTTAAGAAGATGGCTCGGAAACCGAAGACTCATTCACCTTCCAGCTCTGGTAATGATGAGGAGCAGTATGCTGATGAGGAAGAGAAAGATCAACGTGAAG GCACTCATAATGATTTTGTTCCCACTCCTCCTCCATCACCATCGAAGACTACTGTTCAAGTTTCGGTTGCCCCAATTCCTCCATCTCCTACAACTCAAAATACTACCACtgttccaccaccaccacctgtcAACTCAATATCCTTATCCACAACCCCATTACCACCTCCAATTATTTCCCAAGCAACTATCACCACTACACCGATCATCACAACCACAACCGAATCTCCAGTACAAGTCAACACATCTGATGTGGGAGAAAAGACTGAAGATAATCCTAAAGTTACATCCGATTCTTACTCTTACCGTCAGGAATCACCTTTCCTCCAAGCTCCTTCCAGCGATTGA